In the genome of Pontibacter actiniarum, the window CGTTCGCAATCAGTTCGACGACTACCGCCGGGTGCTGGATCAGTACGAGATGACGTTTGCCGAAGTGTCTGACGGTTCGCTGGAGATGGCACACGATGAGAAGTGCGAGTACATCGCCAAGCTGTCGGAGCAGGTCACGGTGCTTTCAGAGGTTGGCTCCAAGGACGCGGAGAAAATCATCCCGCCCTATATGTGGATCAAGCTGATGAAAGCCGAGTTGGAGGCAGGTGCCTGGAAAGTGATCGGCGAGGCGCGCGAAGGCGGCAACGTTGGCCTGTTCCGTTCAACGGGAGAGGTGCGCAGCGGCCTGGTGGAAGAGATCCTGACTCAGATTCCGTTCGAGAAGATTCTTTGGGAGGCGCCGCAGAAAGCGCAGCAAGTATGGTTCATCAAGCTATTGGGAGCCAACGTAAACCT includes:
- a CDS encoding phosphosulfolactate synthase, with protein sequence MNYTLNSIPERATKPRERGFTMAMDKGLSIREVEDFLEVAGDYVDIVKLGWATSFVTPNLKKKLEVYRAAGIPTYFGGTLFEAFIVRNQFDDYRRVLDQYEMTFAEVSDGSLEMAHDEKCEYIAKLSEQVTVLSEVGSKDAEKIIPPYMWIKLMKAELEAGAWKVIGEAREGGNVGLFRSTGEVRSGLVEEILTQIPFEKILWEAPQKAQQVWFIKLLGANVNLGNIAPSEVIPLETIRLGLRGDTFSHFLDMEKPC